In Leptospira bouyouniensis, the following proteins share a genomic window:
- a CDS encoding chemotaxis protein CheX: MDPLIDEKFILTVSQVLPEHFYKTLLVFAEREAYGPSKNEGLCFENCTLVEFVGDINGKLYLALDGYTKLKLLPKIAKAFQIDPTSRAHSSSIMMEFANQISGKLITEMRLGRYEIDILPPENLNHKLVPISLEHFRQYILIFNLKDRRGDEYMGRLYLILLLEKFPTPKN; encoded by the coding sequence ATGGATCCACTGATCGATGAAAAATTTATCCTAACGGTTTCGCAGGTTTTACCGGAACATTTTTACAAAACCTTACTTGTTTTTGCCGAAAGAGAAGCCTATGGACCTTCCAAGAATGAGGGGCTTTGTTTCGAAAATTGCACCCTCGTGGAATTTGTGGGAGATATTAATGGAAAACTTTATTTAGCACTTGATGGATATACCAAATTAAAACTTCTTCCAAAAATAGCCAAAGCATTCCAGATTGATCCCACCTCAAGAGCCCATTCATCATCTATCATGATGGAATTTGCCAATCAAATTTCAGGGAAATTGATTACAGAGATGCGTCTGGGTCGTTACGAAATTGATATCTTACCACCCGAAAATTTAAATCATAAACTTGTTCCCATTTCTCTTGAACACTTCCGCCAATACATCCTTATCTTTAACTTAAAGGATCGGCGAGGGGATGAATATATGGGAAGGTTGTATCTCATTTTATTGTTGGAAAAATTCCCTACTCCCAAAAACTAA
- a CDS encoding class I SAM-dependent DNA methyltransferase, whose amino-acid sequence MKLYSELAEYYFTIEEPGRKFSEEILFLRETFKRHKIHTVLDIGCGTGEHIKELQGMGFKPLGVDGSPRMLEIAKVRFPHCSFEVGKMENYIAKQPVDAVICLYGTFNYLVNDDLVQNFLRNCQKNLKQAGLLVLEIWNADPIHRIKRKPITTVSNVRQGTTSIRRNRGFRLTRADDVAIVEVNYVYNLNQKDLKDKHTMRVFHFPQVRNFLDENKFDILHVYSNYDGEKYIKTGARMLIVAKKRS is encoded by the coding sequence ATGAAACTCTATTCCGAATTAGCAGAATACTATTTTACCATTGAAGAACCTGGACGTAAGTTTTCCGAAGAAATCCTCTTCCTCAGGGAAACATTTAAGCGACATAAAATACATACTGTCTTAGACATCGGTTGCGGAACCGGCGAACACATCAAAGAATTACAAGGAATGGGATTCAAACCACTTGGTGTGGATGGATCACCTCGAATGTTGGAAATTGCAAAAGTTCGATTCCCACATTGTTCATTCGAAGTTGGGAAAATGGAAAATTACATCGCTAAACAACCTGTAGATGCTGTAATTTGTTTGTATGGAACGTTTAATTATTTGGTGAATGACGATTTAGTACAAAATTTTCTTAGAAATTGTCAAAAAAACTTAAAACAAGCAGGTCTTCTTGTTTTGGAAATATGGAATGCAGATCCTATCCATAGAATCAAACGTAAACCCATTACTACCGTAAGCAATGTAAGACAAGGTACAACCTCCATTCGCAGGAACCGTGGATTTCGGTTAACAAGAGCAGATGACGTGGCCATTGTAGAAGTAAATTATGTTTATAATTTAAACCAAAAAGATTTAAAAGACAAACATACGATGAGAGTTTTTCATTTTCCTCAAGTGAGAAATTTCTTAGACGAAAACAAATTTGACATCTTACATGTTTATAGCAATTACGATGGTGAAAAATACATCAAAACTGGTGCAAGGATGCTCATCGTAGCCAAAAAGAGGTCTTGA